One Ranitomeya variabilis isolate aRanVar5 chromosome 5, aRanVar5.hap1, whole genome shotgun sequence DNA window includes the following coding sequences:
- the PPP1R35 gene encoding protein phosphatase 1 regulatory subunit 35, whose amino-acid sequence MSVSGEEDPAHSAPRPLAHAPHQAEAHPLLDVTLTPEKGGGILRRETAERRRGRRQVRFDVSDKDCGRPLAAPRVHSSTALRSEVRREAQQTFDAESAVRTELLRSFSVRRGVESEAARALNVCRVHSLYQGLVSVEPPSEQIQRLTARQRRPEHREAPQIEGPDIFAFSDPCERSSETPYLTVDGLPPLTLRPRPRPQNTVFDMFQKLGEWTAS is encoded by the exons ATGTCAGTGTCCGGTGAGGAGGACCCCGCTCACAGCGCCCCCCGGCCGCTGGCACACGCTCCACACCAGGCAGAAGCCCACCCGCTGCTGGACGTCACCCTGACCCCCGAGAAAGGCGGCGGGATCCTGCGCCGGGAGACTGCGGAGCGCCGGAGGGGACGGCGGCAG GTGCGCTTCGATGTGAGTGATAAGGATTGTGGGCGCCCGCTGGCAGCCCCCCGAGTGCACAGCAGCACAGCACTGAGGAGCGAGGTGCGGCGGGAGGCCCAGCAGACATTTGATGCAGAAAGCGCTGTGCGGACTGAGCTACTCCGATCCTTTTCTGTGAGACGTGGGGTGGAGAGCGAGGCGGCCAGAG CCCTCAATGTCTGCCGGGTGCACAGTCTTTACCAGGGTCTGGTTAGTGTGGAGCCACCATCTGAGCAGATCCAGCGGCTGACAGCGCGTCAGAGGCGGCCGGAGCATCGGGAG GCTCCGCAGATCGAGGGTCCTGACATCTTTGCGTTTTCAGACCCCTGTGAAAGATCCTCAGAAACCCCGTACCTCACAGTGGATGGACTGCCCCCGCTGACCCTCCGCCCGCGGCCCCGGCCGCAAAATACAGTGTTTGATATGTTCCAGAAGCTCGGAGAATGGACAGCCTCGTAA